Genomic DNA from Candidatus Kaiserbacteria bacterium:
TAATTCACGCAAGCTCCACCTGAAACTCTGGAATATAGATACTCGTATCGCCCAATCTCTCAAACACAGTTCTTACCACAAGAGTATTTCCGAAATTATAGTCGAGTAAGACTCTCCTTAATTTCTAGGTCAACATCTCTATACAGAGACTGTTCAGGCGTTCGAAATGCCCCCAGCATTTCTCACCTCCAACGAGTTGGCAACCTCTTGCAGAACGGGTCCCATCCTATTTTTCACTCTACGACGTCTCAGCATACTAAATGCCTTATAAGACGTTGGGCTTTAACTACGACAGACTGCTAATGTCAGATATTTTTTTATATAAGATACACTTCATTCCCAGTTGACTGGCAGCGTCTATATTAATATCACTATCATCGATAAAAGTTACTTGATTTGCCTCTACCCCCAGTAGACTGAGTGTATGTCTAAAAATATCATTATTAGGTTTAACCATTCCAACCTCTCCAGAAATTACGATTACATCAAAGAGAGATTCTAATTGGTTCTCTTTCAAGATGGGACGAATTAAATCTGAGGGGGCATTAGAACAAAGTGCAACAGGGTTCAAACTTTTCAATCTTTTAATCACTGTAATGACTTCTTGGTCAATGATCGCCATTTCTCTCCATTGCTTTGTGGTTACTTCACTACTTTGATTTGTTATTTTTGCGAGTTCATCGATTAAAACACTGAATGGAATCTTGCCAAGATCAACATCATGTATGTAGTTATTTCGTAATTCTGTAATATCATAATTTGGCAAATGTTTAGTGAACCACGGATTAGCAACATTACTTGAAATTACTCCAAAAAAATCAAAAATATACGTCATCTGTAAATTATATCATTTCAAAGTTCGGAATATTAATACTCGCATCACCCAAACCCTCAAGCCTCGGTCGTACAACAGAGCTGATACGGGGCAGGCACAGTTCAAACATATTGACATAAATAATACTAAAATATATACTTTGGTATATGAATACGCATACTATTTTAAATATAAAAACAGATAAAAAGCTTAAAGCGGACGCACAAAAAGTGGCAAGCGAACTGGGTGTTCCCCTCAGTACAGTCATGAATGCTTTTTTGAAGCAGTTTGTTCGTGATAAGGAAATCACTCTTTCAGCTAATCAATATCGTCCAACACCGTACCTCGAAAGTATTCTCGAACAAGCACAAAAAGAATATGAAGCAGGTGATTTTATTGGGCCATTTAAAACAGGAGAAGAATTTATAGCCCATCTAAAGTCTCTCTAGTATGCAATACATTCTTTCGAAACAGTTTGAGAAAGATTTCTCAAAACTTCCGAATGCCACTAAAAAGAAAACTGTTGTTACTCTGGAAAAATTTACAGTGAACCCTCAGAATCCAACCCTTCGCAACCATGGACTATTAGGGAAATGGAAAGACCACTTTAGTATCAACGTGACCGGCGATACAAGAGCCATATATTTTGTGATTGAAAAAGATGTTGTGAGATTTGTAGCGATTGGTTCACATAGTGAGTTGTATGAGTAACTGCATGAGATAGGAGACGAGAAGGCTGGGTAGATTTAATATACTTTTGAGATGAAAAACTGCACCACCTACAACTTATTTTGTCTCTGTACAATATAATAAAACGAAAATTGTGACTGTGAACCTTGCCCCTTAACATAGACACGAGCGAAATACTCAAATCTTTAGTGCTTGTGGTTGGTGTGTTTAAGTGCTTCTGTTTCCTCAGAGAGAGTGTGTGCGCTCACTTCCTTTTCTGGTTTCTTAACGAGCATGAGAACGGAAACAAACGTCGTGATAGGTACCGCAAGTACAAGTCCAATACTCCCAATCATAATTCGTACTATCTCTGTAGCGAAGATTTCAGTATTGATGATACGACCTAATGTTCCACTTGAGGTCTGATAAAACAAAAGAAGGAGGGGAAGTGAAGCCCCCACATAGGCAATAGCAAGTGTATTCACGAGTGCTCCAATATGCTCTCGTCCGATACGAAGTGCACGCTGGTAGATAGTCTTTCTCGGCACATGGGGAGCTATGCGAGTGAGTTCTTCCACTGAGACGGATTGACCAATTGCTGCGTCATACAGTACACCGAGGAGTCCAATAATGATTCCTCCTAAGAGAAGTCCGATAACATCAATCGAACCACCAGCATTAAGGTTTAAGTACACAATCTCTTCTGATCCAAAACCGCTCAGTCGTGTCATACGAACCGCCCAATATGCAAAAAGCCCTGTGAGTGTAACGGTAAAAATCATTCCGAGTACCGCTGCAGATGTAGTGCGAGTAAATCCGTGGGTAATATAGGAGCCAAGAATGATTATGAGCGAAGATACTGCAACCGTGATCAAAAGAGGAGAATACCCATGCATGATGCCGGGAAGGAGTACATAGAAGATAAAAAGGAAACTCCCCACAAGACTTGCGAGTCCTCGCATACCCTGTTTTCCTCCAAAAATAAATACGATAAATACAAAAAGCCCCACAAGAAAAAATAACTGGGGCAGACGATAGGGGTCGTTTACCATGTAGAAATCGAGACCACTGTATTGATCTACGGTATGCATCAAGTAAAAAGTCTCACCTTCATCGAGATTAAAATAATCATTTTCTACAGTAATAACTTTCCCTTTTTCTTCGCCGTCCAAAATTTTCACCCTAATTGTTTGGAACGAATGTGTGGCACCAGTCCCTTCAACGGGTCTTGCTTCTTCTTTTTCAATCGCCATAACGCGAGCCTTCATGAGTGTCACGGTATCGGACATCAATTCAGCTTGTGCAAATGAAGCATGCACAGGGAAGAGAAGGGTTACCATTGCCACAGATACGAATATAAAAAATTGTCGCATACGCACTAGTATACACGCAGGGCGGTGGGGATACTATTGCGAATGACTTGCATTAGTGTATAATCAAAAAATGACACATTCACTTCCACAACTCTTGCAAGAAAAAGGGTTTCGAGTCACCAAAGGACGGGTGGCACTCTTGAAACTTCTTGAGACTGCGAGTCAGCCTCTCTCTGTACATGATATTTTGACAGAGTGGAAAGGAAAAGCCCCCGATCAAGCAACACTCTATCGATCACTCGCTGATTTGAGTGATGCAGGAATTGTCCATCGGATTAATTTTCATTCAGGAACGGCGTATTTTGAATACGCTCCCGATCGACCTCATCATCATCATATCGTCTGCAGCGAGTGTGGGGTCATTGAAGAAATAGAGGAGTGTTCAGTAGGGACACTTCAGAAGAAATTGATGCGCGAATCAACACAGTTTATAAAAATTAATGCCCACATCCTTGAGTTCTTTGGTGAATGCAAGAAATGTGTGGCAACTACATAATGTAATATGATTCCAGTCTATATACTTATAAGTGTCCTGATTATCAGCCTCATATCATTTGTGGGTGCACTCACGTTGGTGCTTAAAAGAGATTTGCTCAATAAGAGTGTGTTTCTTCTGGTGAGTTTAGCGGTAGGAGCGCTTCTCGGGGATGTGTTTGTTCATATAATTCCTGAAGCGTATGAAGAGTTACCTGATCCGACAATAATTTCTGTTTTAATTATTGGAGGTATTCTTATTTTCTTTATTCTTGAAAAGGTTTTGCACTGGCATCATCATACGCAGGAACATGCAGAAGAACATACTCATGCAGTCGGGAAGATGGTGCTCCTCGGGGATGGAGTACACAATTTCATTGATGGACTCTTGGTTGCCGCGAGTTACATGGTATCAATTGAAGTTGGTATTGCTACGACGATAGCCGTTATCCTTCACGAGATTCCTCAAGAGATGGGTAATTTCGGCGTACTCATTCATGCGGGATATGGGAAAGCGAAAGCACTTTGGTACAACTTTGTGTCGGCGTTCACAGCAGTGGTAGGTGCGCTCGTGGCGCTTATGCTCGGAAGCGTGACTGACCAATTTGCACTCTGGCTCCTCCCACTCACCGCAGGAGGTTTCATATATATTGCACTTTCTGACTTGATACCAGAACTCCATAAAGATAGTCGTATCGGCCACGGTATTGCACAGGTGATTGCAATAATTATTGGTGTTGTATCTATGATAGCGTTGCTTGCGTTGGAGTAGGAGGACAAACAGAGAAGTTGGGACTGACACGCTATTTCCTTGGGGTTTGTGACAGGGAAGTTGATGGTGAAATGATAGTATAGGTAAATGAAAATAAAAAATACACTAACAATTTTTATTGCTGCTGCTACAGCAAGTTATGCAACGGTTTTTCTACCACCAAGTAACGGTATCACCATTGGAATTTTTTCTGATAGACAAACAAACACAACTGAGTTTGTGAGAGAAGTCTTCGCATCAGGGTTTCCGATAAAATTTTATTTTCCTGGTGGGTACGATTACGGATCACACTTCATGAGTGAGGCTTTTTGGGTTAATACTACGATTATTTTTTCCGTCTTCATTTTTGCATATATCATATATAGAAAAGAAACAAAAATTGTTCATGAGGGCGTTCTGGAGTAATATTAGTGGTATATGAAGTTTTTTAAAAATACTCTTGTTTTATTATTATCAGTAGCCGTAGTGATTCCTTTTTCAGTTAGGGGAAGTGAACGAGACGACCGAGGCGCAGTTTCGACCGAGCGATTGGAAGGAATGGAAGCGCGAGTAGACGAGCGTCTACGAGGACTAGAAAAGCGTTTTAGTAGTTTTCGAGACGATGAAGTGGTGGTTAAGTTTGCAAATGATGATGTGCCTCGGTTAATCAGGTCAAAGGGAATATCTGTCGAAACGTTACTTTCTGACTACTCACAAAGGAATGATGTTGAGTATGTCGAACCAAATTACATTGCTTCTGCATTTTTGGTTCCCAACGACCCACAATATCAAAACCAGTGGAATTTTGATAATCCGATAAACAATGGCATTGGTGCCGAAGAGGCATGGAATGTGAGTACCGGTTCGGGAGTGGTCGTGGCAATAATTGACACTGGCGTGGCATACGAGAATTATCAGCAAGGAAGTTGGTTCTTCGACCGAATTAATTATTATCGAGCTCCTGACTTGGCGGGAACCACTTTTGTCCCTGGTTACGATTTCGTAAATGACGATACTCATCCTAATGATGATGAGGGGCATGGTACGCACGTGGCGGGCACTATTGCCGGCACAACCAACAACAGCGAAGGTGTGAGTGGTCTCGCGTATGGAGCAAAAATCATGCCCATTAAAGTTCTGGACGCAAATGGGAGTGGCACGTACTTTGACATTACAGAAGGCATCAGATTTGCCGCTGACAACGGAGCAAAAGTAATCAACCTGTCTCTCGGGGGTTCTTCCGGAGCCACATATCTTGAAGACGCGTTGCGATACGCATACGAAAAGGGTGTAACTATTGTGGCTGCTTCTGGCAACAATAGCGCCGGCTCGGTGTCGTATCCAGCTGCCTATGACAATTACGTAATCGCGGTAGGTGCTACTCGTTTTGACAAGTCTAAAGCGAGTTATGCTAATTATGGTAGTTCACTTGATATTGTTGCGCCCGGTGGAGATACCAGCGTTGATCAGAATGGTGATGGCTATGGCGACGGCATTCTCCAGCAAACTTTTGGCAGTGCTCTAAACAGTTTTGGCTACTACTTTTATCAAGGTACCTCCATGGCAACACCTCACGTAGCGGCCGCC
This window encodes:
- a CDS encoding type II toxin-antitoxin system mRNA interferase toxin, RelE/StbE family, which produces MQYILSKQFEKDFSKLPNATKKKTVVTLEKFTVNPQNPTLRNHGLLGKWKDHFSINVTGDTRAIYFVIEKDVVRFVAIGSHSELYE
- a CDS encoding transcriptional repressor, with product MTHSLPQLLQEKGFRVTKGRVALLKLLETASQPLSVHDILTEWKGKAPDQATLYRSLADLSDAGIVHRINFHSGTAYFEYAPDRPHHHHIVCSECGVIEEIEECSVGTLQKKLMRESTQFIKINAHILEFFGECKKCVATT
- a CDS encoding peptidase S8 codes for the protein MKFFKNTLVLLLSVAVVIPFSVRGSERDDRGAVSTERLEGMEARVDERLRGLEKRFSSFRDDEVVVKFANDDVPRLIRSKGISVETLLSDYSQRNDVEYVEPNYIASAFLVPNDPQYQNQWNFDNPINNGIGAEEAWNVSTGSGVVVAIIDTGVAYENYQQGSWFFDRINYYRAPDLAGTTFVPGYDFVNDDTHPNDDEGHGTHVAGTIAGTTNNSEGVSGLAYGAKIMPIKVLDANGSGTYFDITEGIRFAADNGAKVINLSLGGSSGATYLEDALRYAYEKGVTIVAASGNNSAGSVSYPAAYDNYVIAVGATRFDKSKASYANYGSSLDIVAPGGDTSVDQNGDGYGDGILQQTFGSALNSFGYYFYQGTSMATPHVAAAAAMVIAQGTHSPSLVRSILEGTADDLGVSGRDDVYGHGLLNVATALGVKNTPPPEPEPSTEINVHGESFESGLGSWSQDSQNDWLSSTQRKITGQRSAEVDGRATNALLSSPGINLSGKTNARVSFSWLIENDFDSGEYIAFDVSTNGGTSWNEYVRLRGNVDAENVWHNYTLNLNDLNTSATLKLRFRATVSGSSEDGNVDNVTVIAY
- a CDS encoding YibE/F family protein; protein product: MRQFFIFVSVAMVTLLFPVHASFAQAELMSDTVTLMKARVMAIEKEEARPVEGTGATHSFQTIRVKILDGEEKGKVITVENDYFNLDEGETFYLMHTVDQYSGLDFYMVNDPYRLPQLFFLVGLFVFIVFIFGGKQGMRGLASLVGSFLFIFYVLLPGIMHGYSPLLITVAVSSLIIILGSYITHGFTRTTSAAVLGMIFTVTLTGLFAYWAVRMTRLSGFGSEEIVYLNLNAGGSIDVIGLLLGGIIIGLLGVLYDAAIGQSVSVEELTRIAPHVPRKTIYQRALRIGREHIGALVNTLAIAYVGASLPLLLLFYQTSSGTLGRIINTEIFATEIVRIMIGSIGLVLAVPITTFVSVLMLVKKPEKEVSAHTLSEETEALKHTNHKH
- a CDS encoding type II toxin-antitoxin system RelB/DinJ family antitoxin, whose protein sequence is MNTHTILNIKTDKKLKADAQKVASELGVPLSTVMNAFLKQFVRDKEITLSANQYRPTPYLESILEQAQKEYEAGDFIGPFKTGEEFIAHLKSL
- a CDS encoding HAD-IA family hydrolase; protein product: MTYIFDFFGVISSNVANPWFTKHLPNYDITELRNNYIHDVDLGKIPFSVLIDELAKITNQSSEVTTKQWREMAIIDQEVITVIKRLKSLNPVALCSNAPSDLIRPILKENQLESLFDVIVISGEVGMVKPNNDIFRHTLSLLGVEANQVTFIDDSDINIDAASQLGMKCILYKKISDISSLS
- a CDS encoding ZIP family metal transporter is translated as MIPVYILISVLIISLISFVGALTLVLKRDLLNKSVFLLVSLAVGALLGDVFVHIIPEAYEELPDPTIISVLIIGGILIFFILEKVLHWHHHTQEHAEEHTHAVGKMVLLGDGVHNFIDGLLVAASYMVSIEVGIATTIAVILHEIPQEMGNFGVLIHAGYGKAKALWYNFVSAFTAVVGALVALMLGSVTDQFALWLLPLTAGGFIYIALSDLIPELHKDSRIGHGIAQVIAIIIGVVSMIALLALE